In Amycolatopsis jiangsuensis, the following proteins share a genomic window:
- the menD gene encoding 2-succinyl-5-enolpyruvyl-6-hydroxy-3-cyclohexene-1-carboxylic-acid synthase — MNPSTAQARVIVDELVRNTVSHVVLCPGSRNAPLSIALYDAAAAGRVQLHVRIDERGAAFLALGIAARTGRPAAVICTSGTAAANFHPAVLEADRAGVPLIVLTADRPPELRAAGASQVIDQYQLYGDAVRYFDELAVGERRAGQNSYWRSQICRAWNAAYGEWRCGPVHLNIPFRDPLVPDLDDDGEWFESLEGRPGGARWTELPDFGALPSFVVPSARHGLVIACDTGAQAASEWAEQHGWPVVSETGGLGLSGGTAISSGAWLLGVEEFISRHRPEQVLCLGRPTVFRQVQKVLSDPAVEVLLVRPDSDWPAPAHNVRQVGQWFAEPTKPADPEWLAGWKRADAAAARAVSETLAGEPWPSGLRMAAELVDALPEGALLVVGSSNPTRDVALAGQLRPDVLVHRNRGVAGIDGTVSTAIGAATVHRAPSYAFLGDLTFLHDASGLLTGPAEQRPDLTIVVLNDDGGGIFSLLEQGAPEHAASFERVFGTPHGADLGALCAGYRVPYVLAETLPEFRAALRPAPGLRVVEVRVDRTRHRGLHGRLRAAVAEAVTHS; from the coding sequence GTGAACCCTTCCACCGCGCAGGCCAGGGTCATCGTCGACGAACTCGTCCGCAACACCGTTTCGCACGTCGTACTGTGCCCGGGCTCCCGCAACGCGCCGCTGTCCATCGCGCTGTACGACGCGGCCGCCGCCGGACGGGTCCAGCTGCACGTGCGCATCGACGAACGCGGTGCGGCCTTCCTCGCGCTTGGCATCGCCGCGCGCACCGGACGGCCTGCCGCGGTGATCTGCACCTCCGGTACCGCGGCGGCGAACTTCCACCCGGCCGTGTTGGAGGCCGACCGGGCAGGCGTGCCACTGATCGTGCTCACCGCCGACCGCCCGCCGGAGCTGCGTGCGGCAGGGGCGAGCCAGGTGATCGACCAGTACCAGCTCTACGGCGACGCGGTGCGGTACTTCGACGAGCTGGCCGTCGGCGAACGCCGGGCGGGTCAGAATTCCTACTGGCGCAGCCAGATCTGCCGCGCGTGGAACGCGGCGTACGGCGAATGGCGCTGCGGTCCGGTGCACCTGAACATCCCGTTCCGCGATCCGCTGGTGCCCGACCTCGACGACGACGGCGAGTGGTTCGAATCGCTGGAGGGCCGCCCGGGCGGCGCCCGCTGGACCGAGCTGCCCGACTTCGGCGCGCTGCCCTCGTTCGTGGTGCCCTCGGCGCGGCACGGGCTGGTCATCGCCTGCGACACCGGTGCGCAGGCGGCGAGTGAATGGGCCGAACAGCACGGCTGGCCGGTGGTGTCGGAGACCGGTGGGCTCGGCCTTTCCGGCGGCACGGCGATCTCGTCCGGCGCCTGGCTGCTCGGCGTGGAGGAGTTCATCTCGAGGCACCGGCCGGAGCAGGTGCTGTGCCTCGGCCGGCCGACGGTGTTCCGGCAGGTGCAGAAGGTGCTTTCGGACCCGGCCGTGGAGGTGCTGCTGGTCCGGCCGGATTCGGACTGGCCGGCGCCTGCGCACAACGTGCGCCAGGTCGGGCAGTGGTTTGCCGAGCCGACCAAACCGGCCGACCCGGAGTGGCTGGCCGGCTGGAAGCGGGCCGACGCGGCCGCGGCGCGGGCGGTGTCGGAGACGCTGGCCGGTGAACCGTGGCCGAGCGGGCTGCGGATGGCGGCCGAGCTGGTAGACGCGCTGCCCGAGGGCGCGCTGCTGGTGGTGGGCTCCTCCAATCCGACGCGTGACGTGGCGCTGGCCGGGCAGCTGCGCCCGGACGTGCTGGTGCACCGCAACCGGGGCGTGGCCGGGATCGACGGCACGGTGTCCACCGCGATCGGCGCGGCCACCGTGCACCGGGCACCCTCGTACGCGTTCCTGGGTGATCTGACTTTCCTGCACGACGCGTCCGGCCTGCTCACCGGCCCGGCCGAACAACGCCCGGACCTGACCATCGTGGTGCTGAACGACGACGGTGGCGGCATCTTCTCGCTGCTGGAGCAGGGCGCCCCGGAGCACGCGGCCAGTTTCGAACGCGTTTTCGGCACCCCGCACGGCGCCGACCTCGGCGCGTTGTGCGCGGGGTATCGCGTGCCGTACGTGCTGGCCGAGACGCTGCCGGAGTTCCGGGCCGCGCTGCGCCCGGCGCCGGGCCTGCGTGTGGTGGAGGTCCGGGTCGACCGGACCCGCCATCGCGGGTTGCACGGTCGCCTTCGGGCGGCGGTGGCGGAGGCGGTTACGCATAGCTGA
- a CDS encoding 1,4-dihydroxy-2-naphthoyl-CoA synthase — protein sequence MDDTRVSELFDPAVWTAIDGFDFTDITYHRSRDNRSGKRVVRIAFDRPEVRNAFRPHTVDELYRALDHARMSSDVGCVLLTGNGPSPKDGGWAFCSGGDQRIRGRSGYQYASGETSDTVDPARAGRLHILEVQRLIRFLPKPVVAVVPGWAAGGGHSLHVVCDLTIASAEHARFKQTDADVGSFDAGYGSAGLARQVGQKFAREIFFLGREYTAEQMHRMGAVNEVVPHASLEEVAVDWAWTIIGKSPTAQRMLKYAFNAIDDGLVGQQLFAGETTRLAYMQDEAVEGRDAFLEKRDPDWSGYPYYY from the coding sequence GTGGATGACACCCGAGTTTCCGAGCTGTTCGACCCGGCCGTGTGGACCGCGATCGACGGTTTCGACTTCACCGACATCACCTACCACCGCTCCCGCGACAACCGCTCCGGCAAACGGGTGGTCCGCATCGCCTTCGACCGGCCCGAGGTCCGCAACGCCTTCCGGCCGCACACCGTCGACGAGCTGTACCGGGCACTCGATCACGCCCGGATGAGCTCCGACGTCGGCTGCGTCCTGCTCACCGGCAACGGCCCGTCACCGAAGGACGGCGGCTGGGCCTTCTGCTCCGGCGGTGACCAGCGTATTCGCGGACGGTCCGGGTATCAGTACGCGAGCGGGGAGACCTCCGACACGGTCGACCCGGCGCGGGCCGGCCGGCTGCACATCCTGGAGGTGCAGCGGCTCATCCGGTTCCTCCCGAAACCGGTGGTCGCCGTGGTGCCGGGCTGGGCCGCGGGTGGCGGGCACTCGCTGCACGTGGTGTGCGATCTCACCATCGCCTCGGCCGAGCACGCGCGCTTCAAGCAGACCGACGCCGACGTCGGTTCGTTCGACGCCGGCTACGGTTCGGCCGGGCTGGCCCGGCAGGTCGGGCAGAAGTTCGCCAGGGAGATCTTCTTCCTCGGCCGGGAGTACACCGCCGAGCAGATGCATCGGATGGGCGCGGTCAACGAGGTCGTCCCGCACGCGTCGCTGGAGGAGGTGGCGGTGGACTGGGCGTGGACGATCATCGGCAAGTCGCCGACCGCGCAGCGGATGCTGAAGTACGCCTTCAACGCGATCGACGACGGTCTCGTCGGGCAGCAGCTCTTCGCCGGCGAAACCACCCGGCTGGCCTACATGCAGGACGAGGCCGTGGAGGGCCGGGACGCCTTCCTGGAGAAACGGGATCCGGACTGGTCCGGCTACCCGTACTACTACTGA
- the menE gene encoding o-succinylbenzoate--CoA ligase, translating to MRVVWLDGSAAAIAALDEAVAAALDGGEAVLPLNAADPSAQSLLEAMSPEQAIEPDTAVVIATSGSTGAPKGVLLSPHALTASATATHARLGGPGHWLLATPAHYIGGLQVLIRARLAGTKPAFLTGEGFRTDAFAVAAAPVLAEAGPRYTALVPTQLVRLLDDGGAGLAAAKAFDGIVLGAAATSPKLRARAHEAGVRIVPAYGMSETASGCVYDGLPLDGVRVEPDASERLWIAGDVLAHGYRLSPELTAESFRDGWFRTSDRGRLLPDGRVEVLGRADDVINTGGVKVSAAAVERVLGGCPGVRDACVVGLPDPEWGEAVVALVVAGQADPDGLRAAVRAELGAAATPKRVEFTAELPLRGPGKIDRTAVRHHLAAT from the coding sequence GTGCGTGTGGTGTGGCTGGACGGCAGCGCCGCGGCGATCGCCGCGCTCGACGAAGCGGTGGCTGCCGCGCTGGACGGCGGCGAAGCGGTGCTGCCGCTGAACGCCGCGGACCCGTCCGCGCAGTCGCTGCTCGAAGCGATGTCGCCGGAGCAGGCGATCGAGCCGGACACCGCGGTGGTCATCGCCACGTCGGGGTCCACGGGCGCGCCGAAGGGAGTGCTGCTCTCCCCGCACGCGCTCACCGCGTCCGCGACGGCGACCCACGCTCGTCTCGGTGGCCCCGGTCACTGGTTGCTCGCCACGCCCGCGCACTACATCGGCGGCCTGCAGGTGCTGATCCGCGCGCGACTCGCGGGCACCAAGCCGGCGTTCCTGACCGGCGAAGGCTTCCGTACGGATGCCTTCGCGGTAGCTGCCGCGCCGGTGCTCGCCGAAGCGGGCCCGCGGTACACCGCGCTGGTGCCAACCCAGCTCGTACGTCTCCTCGACGACGGCGGTGCCGGTCTCGCGGCGGCGAAGGCGTTCGACGGAATCGTGCTGGGTGCAGCGGCAACGTCGCCCAAGCTGCGTGCGCGTGCCCACGAAGCCGGCGTGCGGATCGTGCCCGCGTACGGCATGAGCGAGACCGCCAGCGGCTGCGTGTACGACGGCCTTCCGCTCGACGGCGTGCGCGTGGAGCCGGACGCGAGCGAGCGTCTGTGGATTGCCGGCGACGTGCTCGCCCACGGTTACCGGCTCTCCCCCGAACTGACCGCCGAGTCGTTCCGCGACGGCTGGTTCCGTACGTCCGACCGCGGCCGGTTGTTGCCGGACGGGCGGGTCGAGGTGCTGGGCCGTGCGGACGACGTGATCAATACCGGAGGTGTGAAAGTCTCCGCCGCAGCCGTGGAGCGGGTGCTCGGCGGCTGCCCCGGCGTCCGCGACGCCTGTGTGGTCGGCCTGCCGGACCCGGAGTGGGGCGAGGCGGTGGTCGCGCTGGTCGTGGCCGGGCAAGCCGACCCGGACGGCCTGCGTGCCGCCGTCCGCGCCGAACTCGGCGCCGCGGCCACCCCGAAACGGGTGGAATTCACCGCAGAACTGCCACTGCGAGGTCCGGGAAAGATCGACCGCACTGCCGTACGCCACCATCTCGCCGCCACCTGA
- a CDS encoding 1,4-dihydroxy-2-naphthoate polyprenyltransferase, giving the protein MATVSEWIEGARPRTLPNAIAPVVAGVGAAVALDAFSWWRSVLALLVSLSLIIGVNFANDYSDGIRGTDENRVGPLRLVGSGTAAPKAVLAAALACLGLAGVLGLLLVAFSGYWWLLAMGALCILGAWFYTGGSKPYGYHGLGELAVFIFFGLAGVLGTVYVQAGRVSWAGVGFAVAVGCFSMAVLTANNLRDIPTDLETGKHTLATRIGDRGTRRVYVTLVSVPYVLTVVLGIWHPLLLIALITAPMLLKSVRAVGGGQQGRALIPALRDTGLAMLAWAVLSAVTLALS; this is encoded by the coding sequence ATGGCGACAGTCAGTGAATGGATCGAAGGTGCCCGGCCGCGCACGCTGCCCAACGCGATCGCGCCGGTCGTGGCCGGGGTGGGGGCGGCCGTCGCGCTCGACGCGTTCTCCTGGTGGCGTTCGGTCCTGGCTCTGCTCGTCTCCCTGTCGCTGATCATCGGCGTGAACTTCGCCAACGACTACTCCGACGGGATCCGCGGTACCGACGAGAACCGGGTGGGCCCGCTGCGGCTCGTCGGCTCGGGTACCGCGGCGCCGAAGGCCGTGCTGGCGGCCGCTCTCGCCTGCCTCGGCCTCGCCGGCGTCCTGGGGCTGCTGCTCGTCGCGTTCAGCGGATACTGGTGGCTGCTCGCGATGGGCGCGCTGTGCATCCTCGGCGCGTGGTTCTACACCGGAGGAAGCAAACCCTACGGCTACCACGGCCTCGGCGAGCTGGCGGTGTTCATCTTCTTCGGCCTGGCCGGGGTACTGGGCACGGTGTACGTCCAGGCCGGCCGCGTGAGCTGGGCCGGAGTGGGCTTCGCGGTGGCTGTCGGCTGCTTCTCGATGGCCGTGCTGACCGCGAACAACCTGCGTGACATCCCGACCGACCTGGAGACCGGCAAGCACACTCTCGCGACCCGTATCGGCGACCGCGGCACCCGCCGGGTGTACGTGACGCTGGTGTCCGTGCCGTACGTGCTCACCGTGGTCCTCGGGATCTGGCACCCGCTGCTGCTCATCGCCCTGATCACGGCTCCGATGCTGCTCAAGTCCGTCCGCGCGGTCGGCGGCGGGCAGCAGGGCCGTGCGCTGATCCCGGCGCTTCGCGACACCGGGCTGGCCATGCTCGCCTGGGCCGTGCTCAGCGCGGTGACCCTCGCCCTCAGCTGA
- a CDS encoding PLP-dependent cysteine synthase family protein has product MSRTHSRAWVREAVRIIEADANRSADTHLHVFPLPPEWGVDLYLKDESVHPTGSLKHRLARSLFLYGLVNGQIGPDTVLVEASSGSTAVSEAYFARMLGLRFVTVVPRRTSKEKIALIEFYGGECHFVDEAPAMYPEAERLAAESGGHYLDQFTYAERATDWRGNNNIAESVFAQLRAERHPVPSWIVVGAGTGGTSATFGRYVRYKRHTTKVCVVDPENSSFFGAWETGAMDYATGMPSRIEGIGRPRCEPSFVPGVIDEMIQVPDAASLAAIRLLRERTGHWAGGSTGTNLYGAFRLISRMVSEGQAGSVVTLLCDGGDRYANTYYSDEWLAAQQIDLAPYRARFDEFLLTGRFDG; this is encoded by the coding sequence ATGAGCCGTACGCACAGCCGTGCCTGGGTGCGGGAAGCGGTCCGGATCATCGAGGCCGACGCCAACCGCAGCGCCGACACCCACCTGCACGTGTTCCCGCTGCCCCCGGAATGGGGCGTCGACCTCTACCTGAAGGACGAGTCGGTGCATCCGACCGGTTCGCTCAAACACCGGCTGGCGCGCTCGCTGTTCCTCTACGGCCTGGTCAACGGCCAGATCGGACCGGACACGGTGCTGGTCGAGGCCTCCAGCGGGTCCACCGCGGTCTCGGAGGCCTACTTCGCCCGCATGCTCGGGCTGCGGTTCGTCACGGTGGTACCGCGGCGCACCAGCAAGGAGAAGATCGCGCTCATCGAGTTCTACGGCGGCGAATGCCATTTCGTCGACGAGGCGCCCGCGATGTACCCGGAGGCCGAACGGCTCGCCGCGGAGTCCGGCGGGCACTACCTCGACCAGTTCACCTACGCCGAGCGCGCGACGGACTGGCGCGGCAACAACAACATCGCCGAGTCGGTGTTCGCGCAGCTGCGTGCGGAACGCCATCCGGTACCTAGCTGGATCGTCGTCGGCGCGGGCACCGGTGGAACCAGCGCGACCTTCGGCAGGTACGTGCGCTACAAGCGGCACACCACCAAGGTCTGCGTGGTCGACCCGGAGAACTCGTCGTTCTTCGGTGCCTGGGAGACCGGGGCGATGGACTACGCGACCGGGATGCCGTCGCGGATCGAGGGGATCGGCAGGCCGCGCTGCGAACCCTCGTTCGTGCCCGGCGTGATCGACGAGATGATCCAGGTCCCCGACGCGGCCTCGCTCGCCGCGATCCGGCTGCTGCGCGAGCGCACCGGGCACTGGGCGGGCGGTTCCACCGGCACCAACCTCTACGGTGCGTTCCGGCTGATCTCCCGGATGGTGAGCGAGGGCCAGGCCGGCTCGGTGGTCACCCTTCTCTGCGACGGCGGCGACCGCTACGCCAACACCTACTACTCCGACGAATGGCTGGCGGCACAGCAGATCGACCTCGCGCCGTACCGTGCGCGGTTCGACGAGTTCCTGCTGACCGGCCGGTTCGACGGCTGA
- a CDS encoding DUF4229 domain-containing protein produces MSAAPDHLPRDLTVYLIARFALVAVVAWVLTLVGVPLLVALLIGLVVGLPLGLLLFRGLNQRVTAGLAKRNESRARARAQLRAQLRGDHSEADDRAS; encoded by the coding sequence GTGAGTGCTGCCCCGGACCACCTGCCCCGTGACCTGACGGTTTACCTGATCGCGCGGTTCGCGCTCGTGGCCGTGGTCGCCTGGGTACTGACGCTGGTCGGGGTGCCGTTGCTGGTCGCCCTGCTGATCGGTCTCGTGGTGGGCCTCCCGCTGGGGCTGCTGCTCTTCCGCGGGCTCAACCAGCGGGTCACCGCCGGGCTGGCCAAGCGCAACGAGTCCCGCGCCCGCGCTCGGGCGCAGCTGCGCGCGCAGCTGCGCGGCGACCACTCCGAGGCCGACGACCGCGCCTCATGA
- a CDS encoding Lrp/AsnC family transcriptional regulator, translating into MDQLDRKIIAALRINGRATYADLGRAVGLSASSVHERVGKLEAAGVITGYHATVDPNAVGLGVTALVGIHPTDTATDDDVATALGELPEVESCYAVAGDEAYVVKVRVSTVDELELTLGRLRRIPGVGRTNTTVVLSTRFESRPNNAGLDEESVGGA; encoded by the coding sequence GTGGATCAGCTGGACCGGAAGATCATCGCGGCGCTGCGGATCAACGGGCGGGCCACCTACGCCGACCTGGGCCGGGCCGTCGGGCTGTCCGCGTCGTCGGTGCACGAGCGGGTCGGCAAGCTCGAAGCCGCGGGCGTGATCACCGGCTACCACGCGACGGTCGATCCCAACGCCGTCGGTCTCGGCGTCACCGCGCTGGTCGGCATCCATCCCACGGACACCGCCACCGACGACGACGTCGCCACGGCGCTCGGTGAGCTGCCGGAAGTGGAGAGCTGCTACGCGGTGGCCGGCGACGAGGCGTACGTGGTGAAGGTGCGCGTGTCCACCGTCGACGAGCTGGAGCTCACGCTCGGCCGCCTGCGCCGGATCCCGGGCGTCGGACGCACGAACACCACCGTGGTGCTTTCCACCCGGTTCGAGAGCCGGCCCAACAACGCGGGCCTGGACGAGGAGTCCGTCGGCGGGGCGTAG
- a CDS encoding BldC family transcriptional regulator → MTATMGGRLLTPGEVAALFRVDPKTVTRWATAGRIGSIRTPGGHRRFRESEVNELLAELTTDASEPARKA, encoded by the coding sequence ATGACCGCGACCATGGGCGGACGGTTGCTCACCCCCGGCGAGGTGGCCGCACTGTTCCGGGTGGACCCGAAGACGGTCACCCGCTGGGCCACCGCGGGCCGGATCGGCTCGATCCGGACCCCGGGCGGACACCGCAGGTTCCGCGAGTCCGAGGTGAACGAGCTGCTGGCCGAGCTCACCACGGACGCGAGCGAGCCGGCGCGCAAGGCCTGA
- a CDS encoding DUF3558 domain-containing protein, with amino-acid sequence MTGLLLVVAAACSASPGSGSSGSSDNVPASPSSTGPKVPQVTTPLDTTKFDQHPCSALTETQAQQIFAAVRSREGGGTVAPGCSWYDSADNSVGLGFLPGQGGLATTYKNSVDAGAGYFEVAPDVAGYPAAFAGVSDDRKSGGCQIAVGVKNDEVFTVSALLDQSSQDYSDPCSLVTKVAEAAVTTLKSGA; translated from the coding sequence ATGACTGGCCTCTTGCTCGTCGTTGCGGCGGCTTGTTCCGCCAGCCCTGGGAGCGGCAGTTCGGGAAGTTCCGACAACGTACCTGCGTCGCCGTCCAGTACTGGGCCCAAGGTGCCGCAGGTGACCACTCCGCTGGACACGACCAAATTCGACCAGCATCCCTGTTCTGCCCTCACCGAAACGCAAGCACAACAAATATTCGCGGCTGTGCGGAGCAGGGAAGGAGGTGGCACTGTCGCACCCGGATGCTCGTGGTACGACAGCGCTGACAACAGCGTCGGCCTCGGGTTTCTTCCCGGGCAAGGCGGGCTGGCCACCACCTACAAGAACAGTGTCGACGCGGGCGCCGGCTATTTCGAGGTGGCGCCCGACGTTGCCGGTTACCCGGCTGCGTTCGCAGGTGTTTCGGATGACCGCAAGAGTGGTGGGTGTCAGATTGCCGTTGGCGTGAAGAATGACGAGGTTTTCACGGTCTCGGCCCTTCTCGACCAAAGCTCGCAGGACTACAGCGATCCCTGTTCATTGGTGACGAAGGTTGCCGAAGCGGCAGTCACCACACTTAAGTCGGGGGCCTGA
- a CDS encoding DUF3558 domain-containing protein, which produces MTQPITRAAAVGLFLLVVTACSATPGTSSPASSSGAPASPSSTGLEVPQVTNPLDATKYERHPCSVLTQAQVTEVFAAVRNREGGGTVAPLCTWNDSDNSSVGLGFLPGQGGLATTYENSIDAGAGYFEVAPDVAGYPAAFSAVHDDRKSGGCQIAVGIKNDEVLTVSSRLRTSSQDYSDPCSLVTKVAEAAVTTLKAGA; this is translated from the coding sequence GTGACCCAACCCATCACCCGCGCCGCAGCCGTCGGCCTTTTCCTGCTGGTTGTCACGGCCTGCTCCGCCACGCCGGGTACGTCCAGCCCGGCAAGTTCGAGTGGCGCACCTGCATCGCCCTCCAGTACTGGGCTCGAGGTGCCGCAGGTGACCAATCCGCTGGACGCCACGAAATACGAGCGGCACCCTTGCTCTGTCCTCACTCAGGCGCAAGTCACGGAGGTATTCGCAGCCGTACGCAACAGGGAAGGCGGCGGCACAGTCGCACCCTTGTGCACCTGGAACGACAGCGACAACAGCAGCGTCGGTCTGGGCTTTCTCCCCGGGCAAGGTGGGCTGGCCACCACCTATGAGAACAGCATTGATGCCGGTGCCGGCTACTTTGAAGTGGCGCCCGATGTCGCCGGTTATCCGGCCGCGTTTTCCGCCGTTCATGACGACCGCAAGAGCGGTGGATGCCAGATTGCCGTTGGCATCAAGAACGACGAGGTTCTGACCGTTTCCAGTCGTCTCCGAACGAGCTCGCAGGACTACAGCGATCCCTGTTCATTGGTGACGAAGGTTGCCGAAGCGGCAGTCACCACGCTCAAGGCGGGGGCCTGA
- a CDS encoding MinD/ParA family ATP-binding protein: MTGPSEEAAGGPQPEQAQEPAAELFSEQRTDSAPHPGSGPYDAQPTQVVQPNPYATPPGAAQPQGYPQPGGYDQNLPPLQPEPGYPPGYQQSPPGAVPNPGPPPGQSGQPGPPPGLPQPGGAPGPDELSTAHLVKQQKRTPQSGWRKVLYRGSGKLINPGESPADTRRRELIARVNQPLRGCYKIAMLSLKGGVGKTTTTTTLGSTFASLRGDRVVAVDANPDRGTLSQKIAIETTATVRHLLRDADKITRYSDVRSYTSQGASRLEILASEQDPAVSEAFSETDYRRTVNLLEHFYNIVLTDCGTGLMHSAMKGVLDVADSLVVVSSGSVDGARSASATLDWLEAHGYGDLVKRSVVVINSVRPKGSSVDLDKLSAHFGAKVRSVCRIPFDPHLEEGAEVELERLAADTRLALLELAATVADGFGGQQYR, encoded by the coding sequence GTGACCGGACCCAGTGAAGAGGCTGCCGGGGGGCCGCAGCCCGAGCAGGCCCAGGAACCGGCGGCCGAGCTGTTCTCCGAGCAGCGCACCGATTCGGCGCCGCACCCGGGCAGCGGACCCTACGACGCGCAGCCGACGCAGGTCGTCCAGCCGAACCCGTACGCCACGCCGCCCGGTGCCGCGCAGCCGCAGGGCTACCCGCAGCCGGGCGGGTACGACCAGAACCTGCCGCCGTTGCAGCCCGAGCCGGGGTACCCGCCGGGTTACCAGCAGTCACCGCCGGGGGCGGTGCCGAACCCGGGTCCGCCGCCGGGTCAGTCGGGTCAGCCGGGTCCGCCGCCTGGGTTGCCGCAGCCCGGTGGGGCGCCGGGGCCGGACGAGCTGTCCACGGCGCACCTGGTCAAGCAGCAGAAGCGCACCCCGCAGTCCGGCTGGCGCAAGGTCCTGTACCGGGGTTCGGGCAAGCTGATCAATCCCGGCGAGAGCCCGGCCGACACGCGCCGTCGTGAGCTGATCGCCCGCGTCAACCAGCCCCTGCGTGGCTGCTACAAGATCGCGATGCTGTCGCTGAAGGGTGGCGTCGGCAAGACCACCACCACGACCACGCTGGGTTCCACTTTCGCGTCGCTGCGCGGGGACCGGGTGGTGGCCGTGGACGCGAACCCTGACCGCGGCACCCTGTCGCAGAAGATCGCCATCGAGACCACCGCGACGGTGCGGCACCTGTTGCGGGACGCGGACAAGATCACCCGTTACAGCGACGTGCGGTCCTACACCTCACAGGGCGCGAGCCGGCTGGAAATCCTTGCCAGCGAACAGGATCCGGCGGTGTCGGAGGCGTTCTCGGAGACCGACTACCGGCGCACGGTGAACCTGCTGGAGCACTTCTACAACATCGTGCTCACCGACTGCGGCACCGGCCTGATGCACTCGGCGATGAAGGGCGTCCTCGACGTGGCCGATTCGCTGGTGGTGGTCTCGTCGGGCTCGGTCGACGGCGCACGCAGCGCGTCGGCCACCCTCGACTGGTTGGAAGCGCACGGCTACGGCGACCTGGTGAAACGCTCGGTGGTGGTGATCAACTCGGTCCGCCCCAAGGGCAGCTCGGTCGACCTGGACAAACTGTCCGCGCACTTCGGCGCGAAGGTCCGCTCGGTCTGCCGCATCCCGTTCGACCCCCACCTGGAAGAAGGCGCGGAAGTCGAACTGGAACGCCTGGCCGCCGACACCCGCTTGGCCCTGCTGGAACTGGCCGCCACCGTAGCCGACGGCTTCGGGGGACAGCAGTACCGCTGA
- the ccsB gene encoding c-type cytochrome biogenesis protein CcsB, with translation MEINETLSQYSDLLYTTTVAIYVLALLLSLFEQAFGAKGRRAAERSRHKVLAGAGGPDVELEDADLPATPEPPKAVGRAERIGRMGAALLVLGAVLQLAAIVLRGLAVHRAPWGNMYEYGMAVTFITVVAWLVVIRKFPVRHLTGFLLTPVVILMFINGTLLYTVAAPVVPALQSYWLYIHVSAAIIGSGVFLVPGVASVLYLFRTAHDRDSAKFPKFGPKLPAADVLDRISYRATIVAFPIFTFGVLCGAVWAEAAWGRFWGWDPKETVAFIAWVIYAAYLHSRATAGWRGTRAAVINVVGFAATIFNLFFVNLVTAGLHSYAGVN, from the coding sequence ATGGAGATCAACGAGACGCTCTCGCAGTACAGCGACCTGCTCTACACCACCACGGTGGCGATCTATGTGCTGGCGCTGCTCCTCTCGCTGTTCGAACAGGCCTTCGGGGCGAAGGGCCGGCGGGCCGCCGAACGCAGCCGGCACAAGGTGCTGGCCGGTGCGGGCGGCCCGGACGTCGAGCTGGAGGACGCCGACCTCCCGGCCACCCCCGAGCCGCCGAAGGCGGTCGGCCGCGCGGAGCGGATCGGCCGGATGGGCGCGGCGCTGCTGGTGCTCGGCGCGGTGCTGCAGCTGGCCGCGATCGTGCTGCGTGGCCTCGCGGTGCACCGCGCGCCGTGGGGCAACATGTACGAGTACGGCATGGCGGTCACCTTCATCACCGTCGTCGCCTGGCTCGTCGTGATCCGGAAGTTCCCGGTCCGCCACCTCACCGGCTTCCTGCTGACGCCGGTCGTGATCCTGATGTTCATCAACGGCACGCTGCTCTACACGGTGGCCGCGCCGGTGGTGCCCGCACTGCAGTCCTACTGGCTCTACATCCACGTGTCGGCGGCGATCATCGGCTCGGGTGTGTTCCTGGTGCCCGGTGTGGCGAGCGTGCTGTACCTGTTCCGCACCGCCCACGACCGTGACTCGGCGAAGTTCCCGAAGTTCGGTCCGAAGCTGCCCGCCGCCGACGTGCTGGACCGGATCTCCTACCGGGCGACCATCGTCGCGTTCCCGATCTTCACCTTCGGCGTGCTGTGCGGCGCGGTGTGGGCCGAGGCGGCGTGGGGCCGGTTCTGGGGCTGGGACCCGAAGGAGACGGTGGCCTTCATCGCGTGGGTGATCTACGCCGCCTATCTGCACTCGCGGGCCACCGCGGGCTGGCGGGGAACCCGTGCGGCGGTGATCAACGTCGTCGGGTTCGCGGCGACGATCTTCAACCTGTTCTTCGTCAACCTGGTGACTGCCGGACTGCACTCCTACGCAGGGGTGAACTGA